One genomic region from Microcystis panniformis FACHB-1757 encodes:
- a CDS encoding branched-chain amino acid transaminase: protein MSITAEIPFLPLAYFENKFIPFSEAKLSVATHALHYGTAAFGGLRGTPDPSNPGQILLFRLERHCQRLSQSAKFLNYEIPADKIYQIIIDFVKNNQCHRPFYIRPLVYSSGLGIAPRLHGIEKDFLVYGLEMDDYLAADGVNCRISSWYRQEDRSFPLRGKISAAYITSALAKTEAVESGFDEAILMNSQGKVCEATGMNIFIIRNGQLITPSFDQDILEGITRDSVLTIARDLGIPVIERPVDKTELFIADEVFLSGTAAKITPIKKIETFSLPAAKPITYQLKEKLSSIVLNQEPKYQDWITKVLL, encoded by the coding sequence ATGTCTATTACCGCCGAAATTCCTTTCCTTCCTCTCGCCTATTTTGAGAATAAATTTATCCCTTTTAGTGAGGCAAAATTATCCGTTGCTACCCACGCACTACACTATGGAACTGCCGCTTTTGGGGGTTTAAGAGGTACTCCCGACCCTAGCAATCCCGGACAGATATTATTATTTAGATTAGAACGTCATTGTCAGCGTTTAAGTCAAAGTGCTAAGTTTCTTAATTACGAGATTCCTGCCGATAAAATCTATCAAATAATTATCGATTTTGTCAAAAATAATCAGTGTCATCGACCTTTTTATATTCGTCCCCTTGTCTATAGTTCCGGGTTGGGAATTGCCCCGCGATTGCATGGTATCGAGAAGGATTTTCTAGTCTATGGTCTAGAAATGGATGATTATTTGGCAGCCGATGGGGTTAACTGTCGGATTAGTTCTTGGTATCGTCAAGAGGATAGAAGTTTCCCGTTGCGAGGTAAAATTAGCGCCGCTTATATCACTTCTGCTTTAGCAAAAACGGAAGCGGTAGAATCGGGGTTTGATGAGGCAATTTTAATGAATTCTCAGGGTAAAGTCTGTGAAGCGACGGGAATGAATATTTTTATCATCAGAAATGGTCAGCTAATTACTCCTAGTTTTGACCAAGATATCCTAGAGGGGATTACTAGAGATAGTGTTTTAACTATTGCGCGGGATTTGGGTATTCCGGTGATTGAAAGACCTGTAGATAAGACGGAGTTATTTATCGCTGATGAGGTGTTTTTAAGTGGCACTGCGGCGAAAATAACTCCGATTAAAAAGATTGAAACTTTTTCTTTACCGGCAGCTAAACCGATTACTTATCAGTTAAAGGAAAAGTTAAGTTCTATCGTTCTCAATCAGGAACCAAAGTATCAAGATTGGATTACTAAAGTTCTTTTGTAG
- the kaiC gene encoding circadian clock protein KaiC, producing the protein MTQNNPLELIEKLETGIPGFDFLSEGGLPKGRATLIAGTAGSAKTVFACQFLAEGIKNGENGVFVTFEEPPQALRKNMGGFGWNIRQWEENRQWAFVDASPQPEEKPMVTGEYDLGALIARIEFAIRKNKAKRVSMDSLGAIFSHLSDSAQVRSDLFRLATALRELEVTAIMTAERTQEYGEISRYGVEEFVADNVVILRNVLTDEKRRRTIEILKYRGTDHQKGEFPFTIIPNKGAVIIPLSAIELEQKSSNIRITSGSLELDRMCGGGFFRDSVILVSGATGTGKTLMVTEFMAGGVTNGERCLIFAFEESREQLFRNATGWGVDYDRMEKEGKLKVVCRYPETTGLENHLIMMKEIIEEFQPNRVAVDSLSALERVSNLKGFREFIIGLTSFIKQKEVGGLFTSTTPTLLGGSSITEAHISTITDSIILLRYVEMYGEMRRGITVLKMRGSMHDKDIREFSIDHQGMHIGQPFRNVTGILAGTPMYTAQTEVERLSGLFEDRS; encoded by the coding sequence ATGACGCAAAATAATCCCCTAGAGTTGATTGAGAAGTTAGAAACAGGAATCCCCGGCTTTGATTTTCTTTCGGAAGGGGGATTACCGAAAGGACGAGCAACTTTGATAGCGGGGACGGCAGGAAGTGCTAAAACGGTTTTTGCCTGTCAATTTCTGGCAGAAGGCATCAAAAATGGAGAAAATGGCGTTTTTGTCACCTTCGAGGAGCCACCCCAAGCACTAAGAAAAAATATGGGTGGTTTTGGTTGGAATATCCGGCAGTGGGAGGAGAATCGTCAATGGGCCTTTGTCGATGCTTCCCCCCAACCGGAAGAAAAGCCGATGGTGACAGGAGAATACGACCTAGGTGCATTAATCGCTCGCATTGAGTTTGCTATCCGCAAAAATAAAGCTAAACGGGTGTCTATGGATTCTTTAGGCGCAATTTTTAGCCATTTAAGTGATAGCGCTCAAGTGAGAAGTGATCTTTTTCGTCTGGCAACCGCTTTGCGAGAATTGGAAGTAACAGCGATTATGACCGCAGAAAGAACCCAAGAATACGGCGAAATCAGTCGTTATGGGGTGGAGGAGTTTGTGGCCGACAATGTGGTGATTTTACGCAACGTTTTAACCGATGAGAAAAGAAGAAGGACAATCGAAATTTTAAAATATCGGGGAACCGATCACCAAAAAGGAGAATTTCCTTTTACAATTATTCCCAATAAAGGGGCCGTGATTATTCCTTTATCAGCCATTGAATTGGAACAAAAATCCTCTAATATTCGTATTACTTCCGGCAGCCTCGAACTCGATAGAATGTGTGGGGGTGGTTTCTTCCGCGATTCGGTTATTTTGGTTTCGGGAGCCACAGGAACAGGAAAAACCCTGATGGTGACAGAATTTATGGCCGGGGGAGTAACCAATGGGGAAAGATGTTTAATTTTTGCCTTCGAGGAAAGTCGCGAACAGTTATTTAGAAATGCTACCGGTTGGGGGGTGGATTATGACCGCATGGAAAAGGAAGGTAAATTAAAGGTAGTCTGCCGTTATCCCGAAACTACGGGTTTAGAAAATCATTTAATTATGATGAAGGAAATTATCGAGGAGTTTCAACCTAATCGAGTGGCAGTAGATAGTTTATCTGCTTTAGAAAGGGTTTCTAATCTGAAAGGATTTCGGGAATTTATTATCGGGTTGACTTCTTTTATTAAGCAAAAAGAGGTGGGAGGATTATTTACTTCCACCACTCCCACTTTATTAGGAGGTTCCTCGATCACAGAAGCGCATATTTCTACAATTACCGATTCAATTATTCTGCTGCGTTATGTGGAAATGTATGGAGAAATGCGCCGCGGTATCACTGTTTTAAAAATGCGCGGTTCTATGCACGATAAGGATATTCGTGAGTTTTCGATCGATCATCAAGGTATGCACATTGGTCAACCTTTCCGCAATGTTACCGGAATTCTGGCTGGAACTCCTATGTACACAGCACAAACAGAAGTAGAACGTTTGAGTGGATTATTCGAGGATCGTAGTTAA
- a CDS encoding transglycosylase domain-containing protein: protein MKYKQKLSQFFHNLAKHPPKVDPIDSKSAPFAAEKPVEAASEEKKVNLVSQTSSKALETLKPLKNKFTTLIDNSPLPQWRQHPRFGLYLGVGLGVTGGLLGIGWGIYRLESSLPQNIADIQTYARPGTLTIQAANGEILKQNGPSTYESVKIAQVPPLVQEAFIASEDRRFREHGGVDGQGIARALFSNLRAGGVVEGGSTITQQLARIVFLSQERSFDRKLREMRIAQKIEDKYTKDQILERYFHLVYLGSGAYGLADAAWLYFSKPVDKLTLAEAATLAGIVPAPSLYSPLENPKSALERRNIVLKTMAEVGFITNAQAKLAITSPLVLKTSPLKRLQRQAAYFTDYVEKELPQLVPAKTLEAGGLVVKTTLNPRWQSEAEEVVERAVSRYGKWQNFQQAALVAIDPKNGQIKAMVGGIDHEKNQFNRVTQAKRQPGSTFKPFVYAAAIAAGKSPYSNYKDAQYVVDGYKPENYGDKYSGREVSMRDALTSSLNVVAVQVLVAVGWNPVIKLAQDMGIQSKLLPTYSLALGASEVNLLELTSAYGTFANNGVHQPVYGINQVLDRHGKVIYQANFKPKTALNKNTAATMTWMLEDVVNSGTGTPAQIGRPVAGKTGTSDKARDLWFVGYIPQLVTGIWLGNDNNKPTNGASTMSAWMWRQFMLEAIKDIPYQGFPEPNLGKRPVTLKAEPIKPRRTYFTQTTNNRLASSDEGSPTEGPIRRRRRVRVSREQTIVRSNTSEPGQRRSSRRRTRVAPTSAAAPSPQNTAPTAAEPITVPVTVAAPETRSVPLEVTSPPDVAPPAPPAERR, encoded by the coding sequence ATGAAATACAAACAAAAACTTAGTCAATTTTTCCATAATCTCGCTAAACACCCCCCTAAAGTCGATCCTATCGACTCCAAATCTGCGCCATTTGCCGCAGAAAAGCCAGTAGAAGCCGCTTCTGAAGAAAAAAAGGTCAATTTAGTCTCCCAAACCAGTAGCAAGGCTCTAGAGACGTTAAAACCCTTGAAAAACAAATTTACTACCCTGATTGATAATTCCCCCTTACCGCAATGGCGACAACATCCCCGCTTTGGCTTGTACTTGGGAGTAGGATTAGGGGTGACAGGGGGACTTTTGGGGATAGGTTGGGGCATTTATCGCCTTGAAAGCTCTCTACCGCAAAATATCGCCGATATACAAACCTATGCTCGTCCCGGCACCCTAACCATTCAAGCTGCTAATGGGGAAATCCTCAAGCAAAATGGCCCTAGCACCTACGAAAGCGTGAAAATTGCTCAAGTTCCCCCACTGGTACAGGAGGCCTTTATCGCTAGTGAAGACCGCCGTTTTCGTGAACACGGGGGAGTTGATGGCCAGGGTATTGCTCGCGCTCTCTTTTCTAACCTGAGAGCCGGGGGAGTGGTGGAAGGAGGCAGCACCATCACCCAACAATTGGCCCGGATTGTCTTTTTATCCCAAGAAAGGAGTTTTGATCGCAAATTACGGGAAATGCGTATCGCTCAGAAAATAGAAGATAAATATACAAAAGACCAGATTTTAGAGCGTTATTTCCACCTAGTTTATCTCGGTTCCGGGGCCTACGGTCTGGCCGATGCCGCTTGGTTATATTTCAGTAAACCCGTCGATAAATTAACTCTAGCCGAAGCTGCCACCCTTGCCGGCATTGTTCCCGCTCCTAGTCTCTATTCTCCCCTCGAAAACCCTAAATCTGCCCTAGAACGGCGTAATATCGTCCTCAAAACTATGGCCGAGGTGGGATTTATTACTAACGCTCAGGCAAAACTGGCGATCACATCTCCCCTAGTCCTTAAAACCAGTCCCCTAAAACGTCTGCAACGGCAAGCGGCCTATTTTACCGATTATGTGGAAAAAGAACTGCCGCAACTGGTTCCCGCTAAAACCCTAGAAGCGGGGGGATTGGTGGTAAAAACTACCCTTAATCCTCGTTGGCAAAGCGAAGCGGAGGAAGTGGTAGAAAGAGCGGTTTCTCGTTATGGCAAGTGGCAGAACTTCCAACAGGCGGCTTTAGTGGCAATTGACCCCAAAAATGGGCAAATTAAGGCTATGGTCGGAGGAATTGACCACGAGAAGAATCAATTCAATCGGGTGACACAGGCAAAACGTCAGCCGGGATCTACTTTTAAACCTTTTGTCTATGCGGCGGCGATTGCGGCGGGGAAATCCCCCTATTCTAATTATAAAGATGCACAGTATGTGGTGGATGGTTATAAACCGGAAAACTACGGCGATAAGTATAGCGGCCGCGAGGTGTCCATGCGCGATGCTTTGACTTCTTCCCTGAATGTGGTGGCAGTTCAGGTGTTAGTGGCCGTCGGTTGGAATCCGGTGATTAAATTGGCTCAAGATATGGGTATCCAGTCGAAACTTTTACCCACTTATTCTTTGGCTTTGGGTGCTTCGGAAGTCAATCTTTTAGAATTGACCAGCGCCTACGGGACTTTTGCTAATAATGGTGTGCATCAACCAGTTTACGGTATTAATCAGGTACTCGATCGCCACGGTAAGGTAATTTATCAAGCCAATTTTAAACCGAAAACTGCTCTGAATAAAAACACGGCAGCGACGATGACTTGGATGCTAGAGGATGTGGTTAATTCGGGAACGGGAACCCCCGCACAAATCGGTCGTCCGGTGGCAGGAAAAACCGGCACTTCTGATAAAGCTCGCGACCTTTGGTTTGTCGGTTATATTCCCCAATTAGTCACGGGAATTTGGCTCGGTAATGACAATAATAAACCCACCAATGGAGCCAGTACCATGTCCGCTTGGATGTGGCGACAATTTATGTTAGAAGCAATTAAGGATATTCCCTATCAAGGTTTCCCAGAACCGAATTTAGGCAAACGTCCGGTGACATTAAAAGCGGAACCAATTAAACCCCGACGTACCTACTTTACCCAAACTACTAACAATCGTTTAGCCAGCAGCGATGAGGGTTCCCCCACCGAAGGACCCATCCGCAGACGGCGACGGGTTCGGGTAAGTCGTGAGCAAACTATCGTTCGTTCTAATACTAGCGAACCGGGCCAACGCCGTTCTAGTCGTCGGCGTACTAGAGTCGCTCCTACCAGCGCCGCTGCTCCTAGTCCTCAAAATACGGCCCCCACAGCAGCCGAACCGATTACCGTTCCCGTCACTGTGGCAGCTCCCGAAACTCGTTCGGTTCCCCTAGAGGTAACTTCTCCCCCCGATGTGGCTCCTCCCGCACCCCCAGCAGAAAGACGCTGA
- a CDS encoding M61 family metallopeptidase, whose amino-acid sequence MPMTSLISPATISSTRLSLSYQVAMSEPTSHLFEVTLQITGWQAPILNLKMPVWTPGSYLVREYSRLVQDFQAVNLNSRKVAKNHWQIDNGNSSEITVKYRVFAHDLTVRTNHLDDTHGYFNGAALFFYIPDYQKHPLTLTIIPPHGDWRVTTALKSLPGQKNTFQVPDFDTLVDSPVEVGIHQLYDFVVEGKPHQLAIWGRGNANPSQIIADTTKIIQTESAMFGGLPYDNYLFLLHLSAAGYGGLEHKNSCTLNYARLGLRDKDKYHRFLQLVAHEFFHLWNIKRIRPKALESFDYDAENYTSSLWFAEGTTSYYDMIIPLRAGIYDSKTFLELLSKEISRYLNIPGRLVQPLGESSFDAWIKLYRRDSNSDNSQISYYLKGELLSLLLDLLIRTHTDNRRSLDDVLRSMWQHFGKEEIGYTDGELQAILESAAGVDLSDFYQRYIDGLAELPFNQYLEPFGLYLRGVDNGETIPYLGMRVQSEAGKEIIKFVEMGSPCQKAGINADDELLAIDGLRVTAEQLNERLKDYRAGDIIQITVFHLDELRTLAVPLATPQTIRYEIIRVENPSNSQKQNFSAWVNPV is encoded by the coding sequence ATGCCGATGACCAGTCTTATTTCCCCCGCTACCATCTCCTCAACTCGTTTAAGTCTCAGCTATCAAGTGGCTATGTCGGAACCGACTTCGCACCTCTTTGAAGTCACTCTACAGATTACCGGTTGGCAAGCTCCGATTTTAAACCTAAAAATGCCGGTTTGGACCCCCGGTTCCTATCTGGTGCGGGAATACTCCCGTTTAGTCCAAGATTTTCAAGCTGTTAACCTCAACAGTCGCAAAGTTGCTAAAAATCACTGGCAGATTGACAATGGTAACAGTTCCGAAATAACGGTCAAATATCGCGTTTTTGCCCACGATTTAACCGTCAGAACCAACCATCTCGATGATACTCACGGTTACTTCAACGGGGCTGCTTTATTTTTCTATATCCCCGATTATCAAAAACATCCCCTCACCCTGACAATTATCCCCCCCCATGGCGATTGGCGCGTTACCACTGCCTTAAAATCTTTACCCGGACAGAAAAACACCTTTCAGGTTCCCGATTTTGATACCCTAGTGGACAGTCCCGTGGAAGTGGGGATTCATCAGTTATACGATTTTGTCGTCGAGGGAAAACCCCATCAATTAGCTATCTGGGGACGGGGAAACGCTAATCCTAGTCAAATTATCGCCGATACCACTAAAATTATTCAAACCGAGTCGGCTATGTTCGGTGGACTCCCCTATGATAATTATCTATTTTTGCTACATCTTTCGGCGGCTGGTTACGGGGGACTAGAACATAAAAATTCCTGTACCCTTAACTATGCGCGTTTGGGATTGCGAGATAAGGATAAATATCATCGTTTTCTGCAATTAGTCGCCCATGAGTTCTTTCATCTCTGGAATATCAAGCGTATTCGCCCAAAAGCTTTAGAAAGCTTCGATTATGATGCAGAAAATTATACTTCTTCCCTCTGGTTTGCCGAAGGAACCACCAGTTATTACGATATGATAATCCCTCTACGGGCGGGAATATACGATAGTAAGACTTTTTTAGAGCTTTTAAGCAAAGAAATCAGCCGTTATCTCAATATACCCGGTCGTCTTGTCCAACCGCTAGGCGAATCGAGTTTCGATGCTTGGATAAAACTCTATCGACGGGATAGTAATAGTGATAATAGTCAAATTTCCTACTATCTCAAGGGGGAATTATTGTCGCTGCTTCTGGATTTACTAATTCGCACCCACACCGATAACCGTCGTTCCCTCGATGATGTTTTACGCTCGATGTGGCAACATTTCGGTAAAGAGGAGATTGGTTATACCGATGGGGAATTGCAGGCAATTCTCGAATCGGCTGCAGGGGTGGATTTAAGCGACTTCTACCAGCGTTATATCGACGGTTTGGCAGAATTACCCTTTAATCAATATCTTGAACCTTTTGGACTCTATCTGCGGGGTGTTGACAATGGGGAGACGATACCTTATCTGGGAATGCGGGTACAGAGTGAAGCGGGTAAAGAAATAATTAAATTTGTCGAGATGGGTTCCCCTTGCCAAAAAGCGGGAATTAATGCTGATGATGAATTATTGGCTATCGATGGATTGCGGGTGACGGCGGAACAGTTAAACGAAAGATTAAAAGACTACCGCGCAGGTGATATTATTCAGATAACAGTCTTTCATCTCGATGAATTGCGAACCCTTGCTGTTCCACTGGCCACCCCGCAGACGATTCGCTATGAAATTATCAGGGTAGAAAATCCTTCTAATAGCCAGAAACAAAATTTTTCTGCATGGGTAAATCCCGTTTAG